The genomic region GTGGCTGACCTAGTCGATGCCACCGTAGTGATCGCGGTCTGTTGGCTAGAtgcctctccagcttcttcctcctctggtATTCTCAAACCCCCAAACGGTCGTGACGAAGGGTCTTCATAGTCTGACGTAAGAGTCGACGCTTGCGAAATGGTCTCTTGGCTCTCTGATTCACTAATAATTGTCTGCACTCGCTGGAGAAGCCTCCTGGGCACGGATACAGAATAGGAAGAGTCCGGAAGAGGATGTGGGCTGGATATTCCACTGCTAGGCGAttgggttgtttggtggTTATCGTCGAGATGTTTCCCAGGAGCAGAGCCGTGCCCTCCTCGAGAGGGTTGGCTTTTCCGTGACCTTGATCGAGAAGACGAAAATGATCCGAGTTTGCTAACCTTGTATATGCCCGCTCCGAGTACTCCAGGGATTCCAatggttgttgctgccgggGATGGCATCACTGGAGGCGACCACTGTCCTTGAGATTGATAACCACCAGGATATCCCACCGGTTGACTTGCAGATCGCTGATAGGTGAGTTGATCTGGTGCTGCGTTGGGATAGTGATATGGTGGATTTGGTGCAATTGAATATGGTGGGCTTGAGCTGTAAGGATGTGAGTGATTTGATGAGCTGTATGGCGAGCTGCGTGGTGGCAGTGGGGGAGACATGGCGTTTGGAGTCGGGTGGTAGTAGACGTTTTGTGATTGGCTGTAAGGCTGGCTCCAAGAATAACTCTGATCCTGCTGCAATTCCTCTTGATAATAGTCGACATTTATCCCTAAATCATCAAATTCCTTCAAGACAGTCTCAAAGTCCGAAGCAACTTTGAGAGTGGCTCTGAGTATTGAGGATCCCTGGGGCACTGAGTATCAGTATCTGAATATACGACATGCCACCAATACTTACATCTTGAGTGTTGGAAGGATATCGAACATAAAGAACAGGTTCATGTTGGGCGCGGCGTATGAATTGCTCTGGTGCACCGTTGTCTGTAGGCTCCTCCGACGGACGAAAGTCTGCAAGGTCGAGCTTGACCAGTTCCTCAGCCCTGTCTTTAACATGGACCATCAAGTAATTTCGCCATAGAGGCATCCGAAGTCGCGAGCCGTCGACTGGTCTACGAGGAACAAGATCGAGTTGCGGCTTCAGCACAAGCTGCGGGTCTTTATAGAAGCTTGATCTGCCATTAAAGCGGACATCCTGCAATTCGAATCTGCGTATTGGTCTTCTAGGCTGTGGCGTGGGCTTCGCAGCAGGCATGGCCGGATATTTGGAGCGCGAGAAACATTGGGAGAGAGGGTTGATGCAAGTCGAAGAACATTCATGACATGTTCAAAAGACAAGGTCTCAATTCATTGCTGGCCCCCCAATTATGCGCTTCAGACTGAACAGCCGAACTTTATTACCCCACACAGCAGGTTTTATGGGAAGGTACGTTGAAGGCCATCCCGTCATCTTGGAAGGCACGACTGAGTTTCATGTGGAGCGAAGGactgaggaaggggggttgatggtaCGCCCTTAGCTTAACAACTGGAGTAGGTAAAGTACCAAATATATATGCAGCCATTCTGATGCCAATTACATGGGAAATAAAGGAACAATCCCCCTTGGAACCTCATTTCATTCATCTCATCCTTAGGCCTCAAAATGGTCAAGAGAGCAGGTGTGAGAGGTTGAGAGCATTAAGGGGAGAGATGCTCCTCTGTATGGTCTGTGCGTGTAACACGACGGTGATGGTCCGTGCGTCTCTTGGCATATATCTCCAGCCGTCGTTGCTCGCCAAAAAATCCCAGTGCACGTCAATTGAAGTCAGCAACCCGCGTCGCATCACGGCAGCTGGCTGGAGACAAAACACCACCTGTTTTCTCGACCAACATTTCCACATTCTTCACAGCAGTCACGTTTCCGATCCCAGGTAGCGGAACTGATTACCGCATGGTATAGCGACTTATAACAATAGAATCCGATCACTGTCAATTCCCCAGCACACTCGACAGCATCTGGACGCTGAGCTGCGTCTCGATGCGCCAAGATGGCCCCGACCAAACCCATCGTTGAGCATACCGTCGACCGAACCCCCGAATATGAAAAGTTCCTCGAGGAGCTTCGCGACTTCCATGAGAAGCGCGGGACCCATCTTGACCCCGAGCCCAAGATGGGAAACCTGAGTGTCGACCTGTACAAGCTGTTCAACTACATCGTGCAAAATGGTGGCTATGACAAGGTCTCGGATGAGAAGCTGATGTGGCGGAAGATGTGCGAAGGGTTGGGACTTATGCGACACAACGCCCCGGCCGACGCGTATACGTTGAAACAAATATTCTACAAGAACCTTGCCGCCTTCGAGATCAAGAAAATCCACAACAAGgagcctcctccgccagagATCCTCGAATTTACGACTGCCAAGGGAGGATCGTTATTGACACGCACATTGGAGAACTTTGTCGCAAAGGGGAGAAACGATAGGGAGGATTCTGAGGATGGAAGTACGCCGGCCAGAGAGCGTCCTGTCGCCGAGACTCCTGCATCAGGCCGCGCCTCCCGGGGACTCAGGGAAGCTCCTGCACCGAGGGTTATTTTCCATCCCGACACCAATTCCTCACGCCAGACCCGTCACGCATCTGGAGCGCAGCAAATAGGTACCCCCTCGTCCAACTCCCACTCTCACAACAACTCTGCGATTGCTCAAAATCCTGGAAACTCCCACCGTGGCGCATATGTTTTCAACCCTCCAGGGCCTGACATGAACAATCCCATCGTTCAGGGCTTTGTGCCCCAGCCTGTCCAGCAGATGCCGTTGCGTATCGTcgacaccccctccagcaacCCAGAGCTGTTTGCCAGGAAACAACGACTCCTGAAGCAGCCGCCAGTCGCTGCCCCTAATCCTGGGATGCTTGTAAGAGCTTGTCTACCACCTGGTAAGCACTTGTTAGGATTGTTTATGGTATTTTCGACTCTAACATTGGTTTCCAGGAGCTATGGATGGGCCCAACATCTACGAGCGTTGTCTCTTGTCGCTTCGGTCAGGCATCCGGTCAGAACAGGCGTTTGGCTGTCATCATCTCCTCAAAATCTCACACGAGCGTGGTGATAAATACAAGTTCTCTCAGTTCTGTGGCCTCGCTGAGGGCTTGACGGAGCTTGCTCTTAGTATTGGTGGCATGATTTACCATGTCAACTGGACAGTTTCGTACGACCCCGATTCCGACAACACCGACATTGGTGAGCTGGATGGTCTCGAGGGCACCCCAGATATCCTGGAACGAATTGCCCAGCTCAAGCGTCGGAAGGATGTCGACGACAACATTCTTCCCGCCGAATTCCGCGACCAGCTCACGctggttttggaggcgaCACAGACCATCCGCAACATGGTCAACATGCCGGACAATGCCTACTTTATGTCCGAGTACCCTCCAGTCAAGGACCTCCTCTGCGTCATTCTCAATTTGCCAGAACTGGAGTGCGTCGTCGAGTTGAAGCATCTCGCTCTCGAAATCGCCGAATCGATTCTCCCTTACCTTGTCCTCAGATCAGACGACCCTCTGTATCAGTCACTACTTGCGAAACTCGAGTCGGACGATCGGGGTGTGATATTGACTGCCCTGAAGGCGCTCAACAAAATCGCACTAAACCACCCAATCGAGACGAACAGACTCGGCAATGTCCCTCCTTCGGTCCTCCAGCGTATCATGGACTGGCTTCTCCTCAACGACGAGGACCTGCTGGACATTACCACCGATTTCCTCTACCAGTACACAGCCGTAGTCGAGAACCTTGACACGATGCTCAAGCACATCAAGATAGAGCATCTCGTCACTCACCTCGTCCGACTGCTCTCCCACGGCGCCAAGCGATCAACGCGGGAGCTGATTGTCAGCGAGGCGCGTCTTGCCTACGACCCCCCCAACGAGACGGTCGTTCCTACGCC from Podospora bellae-mahoneyi strain CBS 112042 chromosome 4, whole genome shotgun sequence harbors:
- the RSC9 gene encoding Chromatin structure-remodeling complex protein rsc9 (EggNog:ENOG503NX9I; COG:K; BUSCO:EOG09260WUA), whose translation is MAPTKPIVEHTVDRTPEYEKFLEELRDFHEKRGTHLDPEPKMGNLSVDLYKLFNYIVQNGGYDKVSDEKLMWRKMCEGLGLMRHNAPADAYTLKQIFYKNLAAFEIKKIHNKEPPPPEILEFTTAKGGSLLTRTLENFVAKGRNDREDSEDGSTPARERPVAETPASGRASRGLREAPAPRVIFHPDTNSSRQTRHASGAQQIGTPSSNSHSHNNSAIAQNPGNSHRGAYVFNPPGPDMNNPIVQGFVPQPVQQMPLRIVDTPSSNPELFARKQRLLKQPPVAAPNPGMLVRACLPPGAMDGPNIYERCLLSLRSGIRSEQAFGCHHLLKISHERGDKYKFSQFCGLAEGLTELALSIGGMIYHVNWTVSYDPDSDNTDIGELDGLEGTPDILERIAQLKRRKDVDDNILPAEFRDQLTLVLEATQTIRNMVNMPDNAYFMSEYPPVKDLLCVILNLPELECVVELKHLALEIAESILPYLVLRSDDPLYQSLLAKLESDDRGVILTALKALNKIALNHPIETNRLGNVPPSVLQRIMDWLLLNDEDLLDITTDFLYQYTAVVENLDTMLKHIKIEHLVTHLVRLLSHGAKRSTRELIVSEARLAYDPPNETVVPTPKDLLEKLLAIEEPERCYAWIRCFFEEDPDSNITQLAIWQAYNTEFLEPLKRKGRSMISAPEFIKSITSVYESAGAQIVHEQGPGGQSQQKYLIRGIRPRRYPISPDGRGYFQCQLPAPHGKPPGGVKCGAWNLTAEKMWDHIVAEHLGDSVSRTEDGKLVNKEGMFSCAWNNCQKFPRPTEMFLVQYMAHLKTHLRSEEIRHAAKPSEISPLAPLPPPPPSPTSTTNRSRSGSFSSSSSKSRVVRPAKTVTITIEETASARDERNPNAPAQAAGVPLSAVLILRNIAQYVPRTEAEAELRRRKNEGEEGEGWNEILFRPVVGRLWEVFTENRLLTPHLAGLFGLLEERQQVRRFVVEE
- a CDS encoding hypothetical protein (EggNog:ENOG503PY6B), translating into MPAAKPTPQPRRPIRRFELQDVRFNGRSSFYKDPQLVLKPQLDLVPRRPVDGSRLRMPLWRNYLMVHVKDRAEELVKLDLADFRPSEEPTDNGAPEQFIRRAQHEPVLYVRYPSNTQDGSSILRATLKVASDFETVLKEFDDLGINVDYYQEELQQDQSYSWSQPYSQSQNVYYHPTPNAMSPPLPPRSSPYSSSNHSHPYSSSPPYSIAPNPPYHYPNAAPDQLTYQRSASQPVGYPGGYQSQGQWSPPVMPSPAATTIGIPGVLGAGIYKVSKLGSFSSSRSRSRKSQPSRGGHGSAPGKHLDDNHQTTQSPSSGISSPHPLPDSSYSVSVPRRLLQRVQTIISESESQETISQASTLTSDYEDPSSRPFGGLRIPEEEEAGEASSQQTAITTVASTRSATSTAMVPAHPNTSTEIVPYRQAQQKHTPPDSGRINMQALLRISQIQQEGLVDATRLWEDMMEKGRNAIAGVDDPEEAFRVLSGFQEEFIRRWTRVVASTVREMRDVENRSTM